The genomic interval GCAGACACGGTCTGGCTTTCAGCCTCAGCCTGGTCTGAAACCACTGCTCCCCTTGAAACCCTTAGGAAACCCCATGAGCCCCTCACATTTCTCAAAATTCCTTGGCACTGAAAACTGAAAGTTTCCATAGACAGACACAAATTGATTAAGATGCACAAGCCTGTTGCGTAGTTAAGATCCTCTAAAGTAAAATGGTCTGCACATGGGTGTGATTTCTAGCATATTAGCATAGGAGCTTTTCCTCTGAGCACACCCCAAATCGCTGAGAACATTGTGACTCAAACTGTCAGCCCAAAACAAACGGTGGATAATCTGGTACCTAACTccgaggaggaaaagagagaaagttatTATTCCtagagagtatatatatatatatatatatatatacatatatatatatatatgtatatatattcttagagtatacatatatatacactttatatatatattcttaaagagtatacatatatactatatatatatacgtatgtgtgtgtgtctgtgtgtgtgtgtgtgtgtgcatgtatatttgcAAAGTGAATGGGGAAAATTGAGTCATCTACTCGGACAGTTGAGGACTGCCATCAGCAGGGTATTGCCATTTTCCATCAGTGGGCTCCAAGCCTTCTTCCTGGGACTGAAATGATTTCAGGGATTGCCTAGATCCTCTAGTCATGAACGAGGGCGGGCTGGGGTGAGCCTGAGCATCTGCAAACCTTGTGGTACAAAAGTAGTTACAGCTGAGCTGCCCCATGTTAAGCCCTGAGACTCCTTAATTGTTGTCACAAGATGTTGGATTAGCACATTTCTGGAATAGCTGTCTGTTTACACTCCAGAGACCCACCGTCCACTAACCGCTTTCTAATTGAATTCTAATCACATTCAAATAGCTCAATAACCAGCCTCAGCTGCAATTCATAAAACTTTAATTGCCATCCATAAATCCTGGGCTCCCCAGAGCGGGGCATCCCTACAACCCAATTACACTTCTCTAGCAGGCAAGAGAGACTGTCACGGAGATGGAGAGGGGAAGACAGAGGATGTCATGACAGAGCCATGCCTCTAGCTAGTGCTCTCTTGGATTTGGACACCATGTTCACTCAGGTGGAGGGAGTCCTGCCTCTAAGTTTATCAGCACCGTCATGAACTCAGGATTGAAGTTAGTTGTTCTGGGAAGAGTATCAGACTTGTAGTCCACATTCATGGCCCCAGCCCACTTTTCCGCAGggggaatgaaagagagaaaatggccACCTCTGCTGCCTTGGCTTCTCCAAAGATCAATAGCTCCAATAGCTTGGCAGCCACCCTCTTAGGTAGCAAGACTTCCATGGACCACATCATCCAGAGAGATTTCCTTTACCAAGCCACTTCTCCCAGTTAGTGGCAGGATTCCCAGGGCAGCTGAATCCTCTTCATCCTTTTTAGGTTCTTAGGATGCAGAGGAAAGGGTGCTTCCTGGTTAGCCTTGCCAAGCTGCCCAAGATTGGTAAAAATGAGAGGGGCAGGAAATCCTTAGACTCAGAGCAAAGGTCTATTCAATCCCTGCTCAGTCTCCAAGAGGGCTGGTGTGTGAGGTCCACTCTCCAAAATCTTCAGGATGGAGCTTGTAGGGTTGCCCTGGAATGCCATGGTGTTAATTACTTGGAGAAAGGAAAGGGTGACTCTTCgacgtctctctctctctctctctgtagcaGTGGGAGCTGCCGATTAGAAAGGGGAACAAGGAAGGGTCGTTGGTCTGAGTGGCCCCAGGAGGGCCCCAAGTACAAAGACACTTTAGAACTTGTCGAGCATCAGCGTGAAAAGCTGGATGGCTTCTTAGCTGGGAGGCCTCACTGTTATGCGCTGGACCCTCCTGAACTAACCACCTGAATGACTTCGGCCAAGTCCAAAAGCTGTGGACAGGGGTAGGTGTAACCGTGGCCAGAGCTGTGCTCACGGACTGGACCGCTGCCAGTCCGCCGCCAGCACAATCCTGCTCCAAACTGCAGGCCTCACACCTCACCGCGCCGCAGCCACCCCTAGCACAGAAGAGTTGGGAGCACACAGCATTACTATTAAAAGGGCCTCCAAGTCCCCACCTGGTGCGCTCTGCGGCAGGCGTGGGGAAGAGTTGGGCTGGGGCCAGGGTAGCGAGAGGGGGTGGGATGGAGGATGCAGAGCTGTGATTTCTCGGTAAAGCGTGGAGAAAGAGGGGGAGGAGGCCGGCATCCCCGGGAAATTAACAAAACCTACACTTTGCAAAGTCTCCCCCATCCTCCTCCCCCGCGTTCTTCCCCGCGGCGCGCCCGCCCCTCCTCGCTGCTTCTGTTGTGACTCCGGCAGCCTATCCCGAGGGTGGGGAGCTGCCGAGGAGCCAGAGCCGAGCGGTACTCCGCAGCATCACGTGCTGGGGTGGGGGCTATAAAATACCCAAGCCGGGGCGCCGGGTGGGGGACGTAAGGACCAGCCCTCTCCCGGGACCCCTTTGTTCCCAGTCCAGACGCCAACACCTCTGCGCCCCCACGGGCTTGACCGCCAGTGTCTGCGCGGCTCCTGGGGTAGAGCTCAGAGCACTAAGGGGAGGAGGGGTCGCCGCGACCGGTCGGGCCTTCCAGCCACCCACCCTCGACATGTCGCGCTCCTTCTATGTCGACTCGCTCATCATCAAGGACTCTTCACGGCCAGCACCGTCGCTGCCTGAACCGCACCCTGGGCCGGATTTCTTCATCCCGCTTGGCATGCCGTCCCCATTGGTGATGTCCGTGTCCGGTCCCGGCTGCCCATCCCGCAAGAGCGGCGCGTTCTGCGTGTGCCCCCTCTGCGTCACTTCGCACCTGCACTCCTCTCGGGGATCTGTGGGCGCCGGCAGCGGGAGCGCAGGGGCCGGGGTTACCGGGGCCGGAGGCAGTGGGGTGGCTGGGGGTGCAGGGGCCCTGCCTCTGCTCAAGAGCCAGTTCTCTTCGGCTCCTGCGGACGCGCAGTTTTGCCCGCGGGTTAACCACGcgcaccatcaccaccaccccccgcagcaccaccatcaccaccaccagcccCAGCAGCCTGGAtcggccgcggcggcggcggcagcggcggcggcggcggcggcggccgcggcgggcTTGGGGCACCCGCAACACCACGCACCTGTCTGCGCCGCCACCACCTACAACGTGGCAGACCCGCGGAGATTCCACTGCCTCACCATGGGTAGGGCGGGGTCTTTGGGCCCCTGCACTCCGCGCCTTACGCGCTCCTGGAGCAAACTTTCCACCTCCGGTGGAGGAAGTGGGAGACCCGGCGGGACggagtggagagggaggagaggcttTTAGTGTAACTGTAGAGTCCGCCACAGAAGTTCTACGGAGGTGGAAGTTAGTTTACCAGTTTCTTCACTCAGCCTGGTGCGTTTCACTCCTAGTACCAGGTGCTCGAGTATCGCCTTTTTAATATTGGGGCCTTAGGGACCTCGAACGTCACTGCGGAGAAACAAGAGGCTGCTTGAGGGTTGGGGTGGGTGTGTTTGAACCTGTGTGGCAGCCCCGGGTCTGGGCTGGCTAAAGCGTTTTGACGTTTTTGGCTAAGCCTGCATGCTTCTCCGATAGGCTGAAAGAGAGTGCGAATCCCAATCCCTCTTTAATCATCCGACTTCGCGTCCTGCGCATCAAAGACCTTTATTTGCTTTGCAGGTCTCTTTTCTCCCCCACTAAGAGAGATGTGGCTGGAAATGGGAAAGGGATACAGGTGTTCGGTTGGGCTTTCCGGGATGGGTCCCTAAAACGCATCCTAGTTAGCACGTGGGGTGGGAGCCTTACCTCTTTGCCCTCTCTTCGCTTGTCCGCAGGAGGCTCTGACGCCAGCCAGGTACCGAATGGCAAGAGGATGAGGACGGCGTTCACTAGCACGCAGCTCCTGGAGCTGGAGCGAGAATTCTCTTCCAATATGTACCTGTCTCGACTCCGGAGGATCGAAATCGCCACTTACCTGAACCTGTCGGAGAAGCAGGTGAAAATCTGGTTTCAGAACCGCCGAGTGAAGCATAAGAAGGAGGGGAAGGGCACGCAGAGGAACAGTCACGCGGGTTGCAAGTGCGTCGGGAGCCAGGTGCACTACGCGCGCTCCGAGGATGAGGACTCCCTGTCGCCGGCCTCGGCCAACGATGACAAGGAGATTTCTCCCTTATGAGGGGGAGGGGGGCACCTCTCTCACATCCCCCACTCCTGGAAGACCCAGCAACACCAATGCATGGGGGCACCAGGGGCCAAAATCCTTGCTCGTTGCAGTGGTCCCATTTGGGGAAGAAACGAACCTGGAAGTTCTGGAATGGACAGGCCGGGCCTGATCTTTCCCGTCGCCTTCTTGACCTGTTTATTTGGGGCTCCAACTCGAAGTTatagattgttttttaaaaatgtaaataacctAGAATTCAACTTACTCTCATCTTGTAACAGAGGAAAAACAGGGTTGGTTTAAGTTTAACACTGTATGGAGTTTTTGAAAGCGCATGTCATTTCCCCATCCCTACTGTCTTTCAGAACCTGATAAGAACACGGGGtttattgattattttctgttgttgttttcaaaCAAAAACACCGAAGTTGCAAATAATGTAGAAAATTAGACCCTGTAGGTCTTGCTTTCTGAAATTTCCCCTGGGGAGAATTTAAAATCTAAGTCGCTGGAAGTCCTTTTGGATGTGaatagttttatataaaatttatatttatatttatttaaataaatgaaacaaaaccatgATTTGAAATTGGTGGTATTTGCTCTCCCTAtctcctcctgccccctcctccaATGTCTAGAGAAAGACAGGCATGGGGAAAAAGCTGTCTGAGGACTTCAAGGAAAGTGTTGAGTAAAAGCTTGGTAATGGGAGTCTCTTGACTAGAGGAGTTTGTGGCTGTATAGGTTTTCTATGTAACAGAAACTTTTGCCAAGGAGACACCTTTAGTCATGATTGCACCTACCCAGTAGTGCTTCTCCATCCTCAAAATAGGCAACTTCCTCACAGTTGATAGGACAAATCACTTCATTTAGAATGATACACAGGTAAACCTTTCTTTAGCCAGAAAGGGTAAAAATCCCCCatctagtatttcttttcttccttgtacttcctcatctctctcagtAGGAAAACTTGAATTATGTGAAGGAATTTGTAGAGTCAGAATAGTTTTAGGAAGAGCAACAATCTATCAAACAGGCCAGAAGCAAACAGTGGAAGCTTAAAAATGATGTGCGAGCAAAATGAGCTAGTTTCCCTCAGTGTTGAGAGAACAAAAAAGGGTAGGAAATATTCTGTTCAAAGATTTATGATCTCACTTTTTCAAAGCAGTGCAGAGATGCCTTTAGACCTTTGAGTTTCAGGGTTTCTTTTCCTGGTCTCCCTAACATTCAGTTAATTTGTCTCCCTTCTAGTCCCGTCCCCCAACCACCCTTCCCATAGCCTAGTGGAATCACTTCCCTTAAACCTGGTTCCCAGGAGACTTTATTCCTAGCTCTTCCCTCAGCAGGGCAACCTGGCTCTCTCCACAGTGCAGCCTGGGCTTGTTATCTTAGGGAGAGAAGTGAAGAAGCTGgaaacaggagaaggaagagatCTCATTCCCTGCAAGCTGAGCCCCATTAATCCTCAACTAGTGTGATTTCTGATTAGGTTCTATAAAGATGCCACCCAATAGGTTCAAGCCACAGGAATTGATGATGACACACATACGCAAGGGCTTTAGGTCTGATTTACTTGAGGCTGATGGTACTGAACCTTATGCGGTTGGGGATCTAAAACCGGCCATGGTTTTCTCGGAGTGTTGTCTTTCTCTAACACACATACACTAAGTAGGTTCAGAAGGAAAatccctctacacacacacacacacacacacacacacacacacggccctGAAGGAAAATCTCTCttcgacacacacacacacacacggccctGAAGGAAAATCTCTCTtcgacacaaacacacacacacacacacacacacacacacacacacacggctctGAAGGAAAATCTCTCTtcgacacacacatacacacacacacacacacacacacacggccctGAAGGAAAATCTCTCTTCGTTCTGGCTCCAGCATCGGGCAAGGGACGAGGGCCAGCACTGTGTCAGGCTGAAAAGGGAGCTGCTGGCGATTTGTGCAATGTGCTGAGCTGGGTCTTGCGCCAAGGTCCCAGAGAGCCGGCTCACTACTGCCCAGCCTGAGATGCCCAGGCCTCTGGATCTCTTTCCTCCCGTCTCTCACACGCAGAGCCCCGGGCTCTTCGCCCTGCCCGCCACGAAAGGGAGGAGGCAGGCCCGCTGCCTTTTCAGGCC from Saimiri boliviensis isolate mSaiBol1 chromosome 3, mSaiBol1.pri, whole genome shotgun sequence carries:
- the GSX2 gene encoding GS homeobox 2, which encodes MSRSFYVDSLIIKDSSRPAPSLPEPHPGPDFFIPLGMPSPLVMSVSGPGCPSRKSGAFCVCPLCVTSHLHSSRGSVGAGSGSAGAGVTGAGGSGVAGGAGALPLLKSQFSSAPADAQFCPRVNHAHHHHHPPQHHHHHHQPQQPGSAAAAAAAAAAAAAAAAGLGHPQHHAPVCAATTYNVADPRRFHCLTMGGSDASQVPNGKRMRTAFTSTQLLELEREFSSNMYLSRLRRIEIATYLNLSEKQVKIWFQNRRVKHKKEGKGTQRNSHAGCKCVGSQVHYARSEDEDSLSPASANDDKEISPL